TGGCTTAGCCACGTAGCAATTCCAATAGAAATACTACATtctattagcttatgctcgcgacttcgtccgcgtggactacactttcaaacccctatttcactcgcttaggggttgaattttcaaaaatcctttcttagcggatgcctacgtcataatagctatctgcttgccaaatttcagcccgatccgtccagtagttcgagctgtgtgttgatagatcagtcagtcagtgagtcagtcaccttttccttttatatttaagaaaaagatatactctctctgttacgtaataccATACAaataaatgacagagacaaaaaattccgggggcgttaaccattttgagacaccgaCCAATCACAGACTCTGTTTTCTacttgaatttcgaatgttttttaaaacatgtttgtttTTAGACAACTATGTTCtctaattgaattttgaatgttttttaaaacatgtttgtttTTCATACGGCACATGCTGATTGCTGACCTATATGAAATAGGtgacgcccactgagatttttgtttcTCTCATTTGTATGTGGTTTTATGTATTGTATGGGAAGTTACACAAGATCCtcttgtacctattataaatttaaatattctttaattttttattaatgacTGAATAATATTATCCAGTTTACACAATAAATTGCAAATTTCGTTTTGTACATTCGTGCTTTTTAGCCgataaactttttaatttataatagtaaTATCCAGTTTATCAAATTAAAGTTTGAAACTTGAAGAATGAGAATTTTTAATAcgcattaattaaataatttaaattcaattattatgtaatatataaataaaaatctgttgttgTTTTTAGATTCCCAGACTTAGTTTTACAATTTAATCTATAGAAATACCTACGAGAAAAACTTGAAAAGAGTAAACTCGGCGTttactcggtgcgcgagtctgactcgcaaatGGTTATGCTCTATTTTgtgtgaaattattttatttgaaattgtTTTTTCCGAAAAAATCTAATATTAAGAGATCCAAGCAATTTTAAAATGATGGcatgattattttattcttgATTAAACATCAATTAATTTAAGAAAGCCTCTATTTCTACTTCACTTtcctttcaaaataaatgttcgTTTTGTTTAGGaacctaattatattattttcatccgCGCCTTCgctcgcgtgaatttaggtttttaaaaatcctggggaaactttgattttccaggacaaaaagtaaatTAATGTTTGGGCCCggaatacaagctatctctgtaatgTCAAAATCCTTTttatatacagtgcgacaaggctctttaggcgcgtggccaaaatcggaactaacgccgtcatcttgtgaagtgtcacgctgtccccgtatatgcggtgttgctaagtacaaaaaatctgaaattcactgtttttgttaaatatcaGACCCACTCCATATACATACATAACATCACGATATATCCTgacactatattattataaagcatAAAATGTATCTGCACCTTATAGCTATAATTTAGAACGAGGTAAATATAGTGTTTGAGCAGGTAAACATGATAAGTTTTATCATTCTTTCtcgatttggaaacagggatggctttcccaatttctcatttagttaaaattagataaaacttgCTCGATTTTCGACATTGACATGTTCAATGTATTCGGTaaaattgagattttatttgctggcagcctttgttctacaactacgcgccccttgtcaatgtcattcaagtgccaaaagagccttagAAAATACTCTCCATATTTGCTCGATGTGTcaactatgtacctataacgcgtaaaatttaacttatcacgcgccattttaactttgtgtcaaatttcatgtcaaaagtacgattttagtcggttgacggaatttggtacagagatagcttgtatctcgagacgaacataggctacgttttatccctgaaaatcacagctttcccgcgagatttttaaaaacctaaatccacgcggacaaagtcgtgggcatcatctagtttattataatgcatacattttgagatctgaCTCGCTATTTTAGCTATATGTGTCAACTGACAActctcatgtcaaaagtactcttttaatagataggtacctacttaatttaaaagtaaccgtacttttgatatgacatttGACGCATAGAGATAAAGTGGCGAGCGAGATCTCAAAATGTGCACACTATTTAGAAGTATAAAAATTGTAACTTTCACTGCACATTAAGTAAAACTCAATTTGCACGAGTTTAATTTTATGCGTTGTGATAGACTGATAGATTAAACTATTGTAAAGACTTTATtcctattattaataatttatttgttttattacatcgatggttttattttaaaaaagggcTTTGAATATTTTGGCCTACCTAATGGTCcgccattttactttttacttttttaatagtGGACACGCATAAAACCtgtattaatcaatagctggcgCTGGCATCAGTACTCTTTTTCACGTCTTTAATTTCTCAAGTCATTTATTTACTCACGCttccgagatataagctacCAAAGTTGTACTGGTGTACATCAGTACAACAGTGTATATATATCTCGGAAACGCGACACTTTGTCTCATAAAATACCtgtttgtttgtattgatgccagctattgattaTAGTTCAGATTTtatgcgtggccgctattttaacaataaaattaaaatggcggacatataggtatgaatattttagtatggagcctTCCAtactaaaatgtttaaaaacctgAGGAATATCTCTGGTgcgcgctccatacaaacgataTTTAATATGTTGATGTTgtatcaatattataatatttcatattataatattataatataatatgaaatattacaatattataatatctgtctgtaaaaatattataatatttcatttcaaacAGCCTCAAAGATTTATATAGAATGCTTTCAAATAATAGTCAAAATTTGTTTGTATAGGGCGCGCTCGAGAAGGACTACTCAATGTCAATCCTCTAATGCGTTCTTGTCTTACATACATGACGAGGTATACCTTCGCTACTGCACCATGTAGTTGTATAACGCGAGGTTGGTAATATCGATAGCTCCCACGTATATGTATTtggtaaaatgttttaaatgttttttaaaaatagtaatttaataaGTGAAGAATGGTTGAAAGTGATGATCTCAAAAATCGTCACTTTCGAGAAAACTACAATTCATAAACTAGTATTGTAAAAAGgggagttaaaaataaataaatactataaataaattaaacacaTTTTGATATGAGCTGAATAAAATAATTCTAGTAACTATCATTACCTACGTACTTTTACATTTAGTCAAATATTTGAAtgttgtataatattttgactagttaatagttaaaatattaaatgaatgaaatgaaatgaatgaatgaaatgatttatttgttttaaaaggtctttttaaaatagtgccagggaccctgaagtaagtttgcaaaacctgtatctcagggtccctgTAAATCgacatttaatattattatatttatataaaataaaaatgaaattaaaacggctatgttttatatatcacggttgttttatttatttattcattaattttatagtAGTTATAGACAGGTACCTATTTTTGATATAGATATAAATAGGTACTCGACAGgagattgaaatggcaatcgtggagggaacgcccctcacacccgcacagcccccgcgctaatccggtgcggatAAGCCATAGAGTAAAGTGTACACTGGAAAGGGCGAgcgcgcgggtgacgtgcggggcgttcccccgcttcatcccgattcccatctcaacctgtcacggactatacctactaggtaggtagccTGTACTTGATACAGTTTGTCGGAGACGGAGACATTAAGGTTCATATTTAGCGGCCGGTACCCGACCAGCACTACCgttcttcttctttggggctatgcaggtcctttatatccctgtatcactgcgaccgtctccgatctattgtgttgtccttgtcaaatcctgtggccgccaaatacagcagcaccttcttgactggaattgaagtaccTAACATCCTCGATAAAGAACAAGCAATCATTTAACGATACACATGTGTGCAGtccgtataagtcccgcaaattgctaatacgcgtggccgtcATGTTAGTGACGTCAGCCCTAGACTGAGCTTTCGAGCTATGAcgcaaatgacgtcatttcgatgttgagacatgattccaacacaatagcaatttgcgggacttgtactaGGGTTGTttcggatgccaatattttgatatCCGCAGAAGCGGATTATTAGTTCATATCCGCGGATACGTAATACGTATGTCTGAATTAATGAGAATGTTTCGCATTTGCGGAtggtcctcccgcctcataccctgattgccatcttgacctgtcgcgtactatacctagttgTTGCTTGGTAGTGTGTGTAGGTAGTCATTCTAATTTTggcgatctccctggcgcattacgaattttataatttctaatttccTTGGTCTGGTTTCGGCcgtggttaccaccctaccggcaaagccatgccgccaagcaatttagcgttccggtacgatactgTGATCACAGATCTATTCATCTATGCCTAGATAAGTTCGATATTGCCTTAAGCCGAGCTGTACGTTCAAAGGTTCCTGTACATTCCGGGTTTCAAGTTATTTGGAACTAATACCAGCTGAGGATTCTGAGGTCTTAACTACATAACCGATGACCTATATTTACGAGACAATCTAtcaaatatcccctttctaacaaaaaaagtatGAATGATCGGACTACGTGATGGGGCCAGCGTTagggccaacgtgtggagccggcatCAAAGTAAAATACATCAATTTTTATGTGTTTTTTATTGCGCTTAACATATAAATTACAAGAAGTATGTGCTGGGCCTCTTGTAGGCGAAGGTGTTGAGGCGCTTGTAGTGGTGCACGCGCTTGGGCAGCGGGAACTTGATGCCGCTGTTGTGGAACTGCTTCACCTGCGGCCGGCGGCACGCGGCTGCCTTGATTATCTCCACTTTGATGATCTGGAAttaaaggggtttgaatattttagtatggagcctGTCGTGCCTACATGTTcgccattttctttttctttttttcaaaaaagcAGCCACGCCTAAAACCTGTATTATTTATGAActgctagctgatgcctgcgactttgtacgcgtggatttaggtttttaaattcctgtggaaactttccgggataaaaagtagactatgtccttcctcgggatgcaagctatctctgtaccaaatttgagccatgaaaagctagcggacagacagacagacagacacactttcgcatttataatattagtatggatttgtaaaagaaaaaaaatactctATATCTCTactccttcctcgggatgtgtaccaaatttcgttaaaatcgattaaacgggtTGACTGAAAAGCTagctaggtggacagacgggAACAccaagatttattttattttgcagacCATTCATTTGTTTGTATTGTTAAGTGTAATGATCTAAGCTGGCTTGTTTACAAAAATCAAGagtggtacagtacgcggcagaaagtaatgtacatcggcctctagaatgacatttcggctttgtagagcgttgtctctgtcactcgtacctatatgacgttttgtcggtctcaacgacagagacaacgctctacaaatccgctatctccttctagaggtcgatgtacattattttctgccgcgtactgtactagtatttggaaatcatcatcattactatAACACCCAATTATTTAGTTGTagacataattttgtaataagtgcTAATTTAGGTTTAAATGTTTAAATGTAATATCCATTCATGTAATTAACTACTAACTAttcttcttgtggttgtgcaaataaagtgtatttattattattattattattaagtatccaTGTAATTATTACTGAttgttccataaaaataaatgaattaaattaaattatgaaCCAATAGATatccgctgctggacataggtctcttttgtAGATACTTCCACAGGTaacatttatttgtattaatttatttatagaaacCTGTATGGAGTGCGCGCGCGCCCTGTGCCTGGCGCCCATGTCGCGATAGCACTGCGTGACGGCGCCGCCCACGCTCAGGTCGCGGTACTCGCGGTACATGTTGTGCACGCCCGAGCGCGACTCGTAGCGCAGCCAGATGCCGAAGTTCTTGATCTTGACTGGGCTCTTTTCAGGAATTTCCTGTAATATACATTGTTATTGCTTAGTGACTATTtgcatattaaatatttatcataCAGTGTGCTTTTTTAACTCTGACAGTATGGGGAAATTCAAAACCATAAGAGATACTACAGAGAAACTGTCTTAGGAAACTAGgtcttttttgaaaaaaaattggcatAGGTAGTCATTTTTTGTCcacaaaaatcaataaaaatgactaatttttttaaatacagatcGACTCAGTTTCATGTAAGGATCATTTAATTgtatcaaaagaaaaaaatcgtaGCAGCAGAAGTTGGTCAAAAGACAATGCCTATTCAAGTATGAACAAATGTAGTCTTCAAGATTTTTGTATCACCATCAAATTCTATCAGTTCAATGACATCATCagaatatttgtagaaaaaaTTTACGAAAACTGTTTCCGATTTTCAGAAATATTAACCAtaaaaaatgtcaatattatgaGGTTAGGTTCAGCTAGAAAGTAAAAAAGGGTCTTTATAGACTTAATAAATAGTCAGTTTCAGATGTTTTAATCCTAAACATTTATGAAACTCCTAATTCATGAAAATTATTgagaaattatgtttttattttagctttaataaataaataaaaaatttaaggtaGAATGCTTCTTATGAGAGTACTGTCCATGGGCATACTCCTTTAAGTAAATCTTGCATCCTAAATATGTATCACATAAGatacatagttccagcgcagtagcaatttgcgggacttatagctatAATTATATTAGGCTCTAGGTACAGCTAAAATTAGTTACATCCAACATATATATaactaacaaaaaatattattttttcaccCTTGCAACTGTTAAAAAGCCATCAGAAAGGTTCGCATAATAGTAAGTTTCTATTGTATTGAAATCCTGGAAAATTATGAGTTTTTAATTCTATGGTTAACTGCATAGCTTCCGTTGCATAACTAGCAAAATTTACAGGCACTATAAATTAATGtaatggggttattcaaggggcggaccaacaaattcctgaaaggccggcaactcATTGatagttcctctggtactgcaaatgttcatgggtggcggtaatcacttaacatcaggtgacccgcctgcttgtaaTGTTTACtcaccattttttttaaactgtgaATAAAGTTAGCTGGTGTTTAACTTATCTTGCTAACTAATAAGAgttgttataaaataattatattaaattaaaatgtaaagaaCAAACCTTAATAGATACAATTTCACCAGTGGTCTTCTTGAACTTCTTCAGTTGCCGTAAGAAGTACCAAAAGCGGGACTTAGCAACTATGGGATCCGGAGAGAAGATCCTCATTTTGTATAGAGGTGGCTTCTCCTCTTTGTCTGAGGGGAGCTTGCGCCCGATCACCTCATACTCCTTCAACTGCAACAAGAAACAATATTCAGTCATTATAACTGATGGCAGTGCAAGTGCAGTGTTGCCCAGAAACATGGGAGCATTATGTACCTAATTGAATAATACATTATTAATGAATAATGATCATCTTTATGCTGGATAAGTGAatgtattatctatacttaatataaatgcgaaagagtgtctgtttgtttgtctttcttTCACAccctaagcaaccaatcgacttgattgtTGGCATATAtttagttgaaaggacggagagtaacataggctactttttatcccagaaaatcaaagagttcccatgagatttttaaaaacctaaatccacgcaaatctaaaagtcgcgggcagcagctagttATCAATAAAAAAAGCGATATTGGCTTAACTCGGTTACTGGATGGACAGATCGTTTGTTTTTCTTTCAATTTTAACAACTATGTACACTCATTTTCCTCTAGTCTTTGGGTTTCTTCTTCACACTTAGCAACCAGGTACATTTTTGGTTCCCTTTCCAGTATCAGCCCcagttattaaaaactagcagatgcctgcaactttgtcCGTGGATTtcaaatcgtgaggaaacttgattttctgggatataaaatagcttatgtaactctccaggtccttaactatatccatgcacaGAATCACGCAgatctgttgctccattgcaaagtgattgaaagacaaacaacactttcgcatttataatattattattatgatttaaattGAAACACATGTAGGATCtctcttatgctacgtctgtgaaTATATCACTAGTTCGAAAACAGATTCTATTGAGATGagacagcaagaaactcagctgTTGCACTTTTCACATCATAAAAAGATATGTTTATTATatgttacttattataatagaattaatattatcaatgtaACAACTTAATATCTTgtgggcaactgaaagctcagtCAGTTGCTGCTGCATAACTTTTGTCATTAAAATTGTATTATAATTCATTACTGACATTAATATAGGTTTAACGATTTGTTAAACCTCAGTCACGTAGTCTAAGTCGAATGCAGAAGGATCTGGGAGCCCACTGTCCACACACAAAAAGTTCCCACCAGTGCATGCATAATGGTAcgagtcacgaccctcagcaatgagaaatacgaCACAGATAGGGAGAGACAGTTAATCTTTAATTCCATTCCACTCCATGCATTGTGTTGCAATTACAAACATGACCTAACCTAAAAATTatgtttctgttttaaatatcaatataaCACTACATACAAAGTTAACTGAAATCCGGTAATACTTTAAATTACTTGATATATTACATGGTCACAGCATCTTTACTTCGTTTTAATTCACATTTTTATAGCTTGCTTAGCCGTGGCAACGTGTACCGAACACACCGAGTTTCACAACACAAATCTTATGGTATAATTTTTCACcacttcattattttattaagcAGCACAATAACTATTGGATTAACTTTCAGCGTGTGGCGTCACAATTTGTCGCGGTAaaccattttattttcaaaacttaCCTCTCCTTTAGCCTTCATTTTGGgagatttttttggaaaaagaaCTGACAATGACAAGCTAGCGGAAACGGAAAACTTGAAAGCAAAGATGGTGTTTCTATTGTTCGTGTTGCCAATGCCATaataaatatcatttaaaaggCGACTACACATCGGAAATAACCACCAAGAGAGGTCACCTTGATTTAGTATCATTAAATCTCATACAGACGTCATGATTTTGCTTTCAGTCCATACTCTGTGCTTCGGTCTAGACTCTATAGATAGTGCTCAAGATAAGGCCGGATTATGCATGACTCATCCGATCAtcagtccgtgaaaatacgaatatacctactaccaGACGACttggatattgcttacgcactaattcGATCCAGATCCAAGCTAATTCaatggacatctttgacatatctacgtcatattgtccgatttgaatccgacaaattctcacggatgacggaaatCGGATATCTAGTGCGTAAGCTAGGTACAGTTCTAtaactacttcggaacgtattttcatagATTCGGATAAGTGCGTAACCGCATTCAAATATGAGTTTACGATTACAAGTTGCTAATacgcgtagccgccattttagtgacgtcagcactagactgaagtttcgagctgatggtaggtatatatacctggtaggtatgtacctatatttttaccgtagatagagtaataaaggtagatacataaACTTAAATTAGAAATaccagtgccctgtttatcaaacgttacaagtcttgtattacaagcgtttctcttgtaaatttgtgcatttttacaagaatgcgtttattaaaactacacttgtaaactacaagctacaagtaatatcacttgtaatacaagtgtttttcacacttgtatttgtggttttgttcatcaaaaatgcctttgtagcttgtagcttgtaacttgtaacgaaaaagt
The Maniola hyperantus chromosome 11, iAphHyp1.2, whole genome shotgun sequence DNA segment above includes these coding regions:
- the RpL18A gene encoding large ribosomal subunit protein eL20 → MKAKGELKEYEVIGRKLPSDKEEKPPLYKMRIFSPDPIVAKSRFWYFLRQLKKFKKTTGEIVSIKEIPEKSPVKIKNFGIWLRYESRSGVHNMYREYRDLSVGGAVTQCYRDMGARHRARAHSIQIIKVEIIKAAACRRPQVKQFHNSGIKFPLPKRVHHYKRLNTFAYKRPSTYFL